Below is a genomic region from Miscanthus floridulus cultivar M001 chromosome 1, ASM1932011v1, whole genome shotgun sequence.
ACCTGCAAAACAGTCAAGTAATACACTTATTATAAGCCACACAATGCAAGAAAAATAGGGAGCAGTCAATGAAAACAATGTACTAACACATTATCTTAATAGTGTGCCCATCCCTTAGAGTTGAGACATGAAGTCTCCACCTACAGCCCTCACTCGGCTGTGAGTAGTTCACCCTATATCTCCCTGTATCACTCTTCTCAATATCATAGTTGAACTCATGTTTAACAACATGAGTAGCTAAAGCAATCTTAAAAGCAACCATGTCTGAATACACTGTTCCTACCGATATAGGAGGGTCCTTGTCATAATCAATATCAGACATATGTTCAGGCTCCCTATCTTTAACCATATCATCTGTCTTCTACTTCATCATCAGAGGATTTATCATCAGAGTCTGTTTCAAAGGATTCATCAGCACCAGAACTCTCACATTCCCTTTCTTTACTCCCACCTTAGCTCTGAGGATTGGAAGGAGATGGGGGATATTGGGGACCAAGGTCAATATACAACCCTTACTCATCAACACACACATGCTCATTCATTGGGTTTGGGTTAGCCAGCTATTCAGGTTTAGCAGATTGAGTGTATGTGACATGGCTTGGTTCTGCTAAGCTTGGACAAGCAATTGAAAGGGTGAATGTGGGTTCAATAGAGTCCATAGTGCTACCAGAATCTCAATCAGGAATCACAGGGGGCTCACTACTTGGGCTATGATATGCAACAGTCAACAAGCAACATTTAAAAGCCTTATGTTTTGCAAACATTCCAACCAAATCTTGGTCAGTGCAGGCTTGGATGTTCACTTTACTATCCATGCAGAAATAAAACAATCTCACTATGTCACCGTAGTCATGAGGATACTTGTCAATAACTTCAGCAACCAGGTCTGTGAAGTTAGTGCGGTCAGCATCCACCACATTGTTCAACAAAAACCACCACGCACGAGAATTAGGAGCAACAATCTAAATTTCTAAGTTGTAGCTACTTTCTGCATCCATCCTACAGATGAACAAGGAGCACGCAATCAACACTACAAACACAGAGCACAAATGGAGGGTACTAAATACCAATCAACACTACAAACACGAGGCACCACGAAACCAATGGGGGAAGTAGTGAACTCACCCGTCCGAAAGCCAATCCGGTCGCTCGCCCACGCCCTTGTTCCTTGCCATGCCACGCCTATCCTCTGGATCTACGGTTCAATCCACGCTCCACTATCCCATGCGTCGCCACAAGCACGGAGAGTTCGTCGTCTTTTCTCCCAGCCGCCGCTACAGCCTTCGCCGCTGGATCTGCCGTGGCTAGGGTTAGGGAACTGAGGgagtcgagcgagaagagagagtgagagactgAGAAAGATGCCGGTCAATATCGGTCAACACAACCTCCACATATGCCCGTGACTGAAGGGGCAACATGGATATCTTTTCTACCCGGTCCCACATGTAAGAACTACCAAATGatcaaaaccaaatataatatagATGAAATGACGTATTGGATAAAAATAGTTTAGCACCATGGAACTAGAATCCGTGTGAACTTTTTATTGAGATGGAGCATTTTTTTTTTAATGGCACGGAGGGAAAAGGATCGATAAATTTGGGCGCGCGGGCGGGAGAAGGGGGAGAAACCGCGGAACCACCCCCGAGTCGGAAAACCCCAAGGGCCCCAAGCTTCCCgtgcaccaccgccgccgccgatgccAGTGCCGAAGCCGATGGAGAGGAAGCAAGCCGCCTACAGCAACCTCGTAAGGATCCGCTTCTTCCACCCTCGTGGTCTCCTTCATTCCCTTGTCGATCACCTCGGGTCTCAGCTGAGCGGTCGCATTGGGGGCTGCAGGATGAGAGGTACGCGATCCAGGGGGAGAAGTACCAGGGGCAGCAGTACAGCCACATCTACTTCACGCGCCTCCACCACATGCGGAATCTCCTCCACGCCCTCGTCCCCTCCTTGAAGCCGCTACTCCCAGGTCGGGCCCAATtcccctctcctcccctctcGCGGTTCGAGTGTGATAAACACCAACATTGTATATAGGGTAGTTTAAGTAGGGCTTCTGTGCTGATCTGTGGCTCGCTGGTCCCGCGAGGTTTTGGTCTTAAGTCAGTTTCTGGAGGCATTGGATTGGCAATTGGTTCATAACTGGAGTTGGTGTGCAAAAACTAAGGCACTGTTAGCCCGGATTAGGGTTTTAGGAGAAGCCTGGCGTTTTAAATAGGGGCTTGAGCTTCTCTGCCAGGTGAATTGGCCTATATTTCGTTATAAAGAATTTTGTGACATAGCTTATATATGTGATTGTTAGCTGAGGTCTTTATTGGTACACTAGCGTAGCTTCCGTGATAAATgattgctggcttgctgctttaCACTGCTTTCTTTTTTGCTTTGTCACATAGATGCTTTGCCCTTGAGCTGGTAAATTTAACAATTAAAGATTTCACTAACATTAGTTGGTGAGCATGAACAGAAATCTTAAAAAGAAAGGTGCCTCCTTGCTGGCAAGATTTAATTTTGTATCCTATTTACTATTCCAATTTCTCCAATTTAGTAGCTAAGTTTTTATATTGGCTCGCCAAGCCACGAATCCTATTTACTACTACAATCACAAATAAGTTTGTCTTAGGCATCAATGGTCTTCAAGCACAACTTTGACAATTATTTTGAATAGAAATCGATACATATAACTTACATGTTTTCAAACTAAATAATGTAATAGTTATTTATGCCTGTAGTTTTTAAGGTTTGACCAAATCTTGTCCTGAACAAGTTTTTGTGATTGGAGAGAGTATAAATTATAGCAAAAGTTTATTTTTATGAAACTATATTCAGAAACAAAAATACTCATACCGTTTTcagatacaacaacaacaacaacaacaacatagcctttcagtcccaagcaagttgggataGGCCCATACCGTTTTCAGATATCTGTACCTAACATTAAAGGAAAAGTGGATTCTTCCATCCGTCCTATTTTACTTCATACAAGCATATTCATATTTGTTAGTCTTAATAAAAGGTAATATGCAACCAAAGTTTGAAATGGTGGCCTAAAAAACTTCAAATGGTCGCTTATTTGTGACTGTAGGGAGTAGGACTGCTATTGTGTACCTTGGAAAGATGTTTTGGTGGTACAGTTATATTTTCCCATGGAAGTGGTTCATACGACGGGTTTTTGCTTATGCATGGAGAATTGGAGAGAGTTCAAGCACACTTTTTTTTCCTACATTGCAGTCACTACAGTGTTAGGACTCGAAGAAGGAAAGGATTGCATAGTTGTTGGAACTTTATATAAGCACATGAAGTTGAAGCCTTCCATTCTTGATGAATATGCCAAAGAGGTAAAATGACCTGAAAGTTAGTTTTATGTACCTACAAGTATAGTGGCTGTCCCTGATAACAAATGAAGTATCTGCATCAACCTTTCCCCCTTTTTTGCCAGAGGTCTGCAATTCCTCTTGTCAAACCGCATAATTTCATGCATCCTGATGATCATCTCATTCTGGAAGATGAAAGTGGAAGGGTTACACTTGCAGGAGCCATACCTACAGCAGCTTTTGTGACTGGTAAGTCTGTCACTTCCACAAACTAAAAATAATGCAATCAGACTTCTTTCTCTATTGATGTATAATTTCTGTTTTTACTCAATAGACAATCTTGATGCCTCTGCCCCCATAATTTTTTTCCCTGAAAATCATGCTCAATCATCAATCATTTTCAGGGGTTGTAGTGGCTCTCCATGGGAAGGAAACAAGTGCTGGCAACTTTCTTGTTGAAGATGTTCTTGAGGCTGGTCTTCCTCCCCAAACTGCATTGTCTAGCGCAGGTAATATTCTCCATATTGCCATGTGTTCATATTTCAACATTTTCTCCCAAATTTTTAACGATGATCGAATTGCTCTGAAACTGCATTTACTTTGGTTACAGCAGAAGACAAGTATGTGGTATTCGTATCTGGGCTAAGTGTAGGAAGTGACACATTCAATCCTCTACAATTCCAACTTCTTATTGACCATGTCACAGGGCATCTGGGTGATGAGAATGTATGCTAGTTGTCTTTGTAAAGTGTAAACTATTGTACTAAATATATTCTAATATGGATAATCTTTGTTCGAAATCACTCAGGAGCAATCCATAGCATCAAATATAGTACGTGTTGTGGTTGCTGGGAATTCAGTGCATATTTCACCAAGGTTTGTCAACGGTCAGGTAATGGCATTCAGTTTCACATGTTTTCTGTGGTACATATTGTGTTGCTTCAGTATGTCATACTAACGATTAGTTTTAATATGTCAGACGGTAGCATCAAAAGATCAATCCAGGATAGCAGAGCCtatcaaggaattggatataatGCTTACCCAGGTTAAAAATATTGCTTTTTCTTCCATCAAATTTAGTCATCGCAACCGGTTCTGCTCTGACATTGACCTTTATGTAATCCATGCTATCTTCAGCTTGTGGCATCGTTGCCTGTAGATATGATGCCGGGGTGTCATGATCCGGCAAATTTTTCTTTGCCTCAGCAGGTGGGCTATTGACGTGGATACATACTTTTGATTTGTACTAGCAGCACTCAAGTGTGCATTTTGTGCATGCATGGCTAACTCACTTATTGTTTAACTGCAGCCTCTGCACAGATGCCTTTTCTCTGGGGCATCCACCTACAACACTTTTTCGTCATGTTCAAATCCCCATCAATTCGAGCTTGACAGTGTCCAGTGAGTGTCAAGCTCTCATTTGACTAACCTCAATATTTAAGCAGCTTGGAGGTTTTGAGACAAGAAAGTTCTCTATGTAGGTTTCTTGGAACATCTGGACAGAACATAGATGACCTGTACAAGTACTCTGATGCTAAAGACAAGCTGGAATTCATGGAAAGAACACTGAGATGGCGCCATCTTGCTCCTACTGCTCCAAATAGCCTAGGTAACTTGTTTCCAGCTCAAATTGGCATACCAACTGCACCAAAATAGTTAGATAACTATTATCATAACCCATTTATTTGTATGTGAATCCGTACATGATTTGGTGATTGATTTTTTTTGGTAATTGTATAATCCAAAGCTAGAAAACACTTATTTGGTAATTCTATTCAGGCTGTTATCCATACACAGACAAGGATCCTTTCCTTGTTGAAAGTTGCCCGCACGTCTACTTTGTTGGGAATCAAGATAAATATGAAACTCGACTGTTGGAAGGTAGTACTTCATGTAAAGCTTCATAATATTGCTTGAACATCCAACTTACCCTCCTAGTTATCCAGGGCCAGAAAAACAGAAAGTGAGGCTAATCTCCATCCCAAGGTTCTCTGAGAGTGGAGCTGCTGTAATGGTATGTTCTTATATGATTGGGTACCAGTAGATCCACTTTTATTATCTTGGTAATCAGAGACAGAGAAGAGAAGAATTCTTGATTCAGGCATTTGTTACTTTTACGATAACGACATAATAAAAATTCAAAGCTAAAAAACATGTCCCACTTTATTCTACAGAACTTTAGACACAAGACAGTGtacacttgctttatttgatATTTTCCTCAGCACTGATTCTCGTTGGATATAATTAGATCAGTTGGTAACAAAAATCTCTCTTTATGCTAATGCAGCTCAATCTGAGGAACTTGGAATGCAGCACGTTGAGTTTCTCTACAAGCTTTGATGCCTGAATATGCTCTGATGCTTGGAAGTGCAAAAGATTTCATGAACCCATAGGGGGTTCATGGAAGGATGTATTTGTATTAGAACAGCCAGAACAGTTCTTTATTAGATGTATGATGATGACCTTAGGTTTTGCCAATTAGATCTGTTGGAATGCAGTTGTTGTAAGTTGTAACCACAACTGAAACTGAGGCTGGACCGTGTGTAGCGTGTAACAATCAAATTGGTGCGCATGCCTCGTTTTACAATCACAATCAGCTAACACGTTTGTCAGATGTGCTTTTTTAATCATTTCTGTGCGTCTGTAATGGATACGCGGGCCAAATATTTGTAGTAAAAACATCAACATAAGTATGTTCACCAAGTGGTAGCTGATTGAGCGATCAAACAATGCATAGCTTTAAGGGTGTGTTGAGTTTGGGAAGCTTAGCACCAAACATCTTAATTACTGCAAAAGCATGATAACTCTTTTGTACCAAATGGGCATAATTACCAATTATCAAGTGCAGTACGTGAAATAAAATGAAACATTTGGCAGATCGAAATTTGACATCAACACCATGTTCCTAAAAACAGCACTGTAGTATCTCCTGAACTGAAGCAGGGGGGACGGGGGGAAATCAGATCACTCAGGGCGTGTTTGATTTCTGGGCTGTGGGAGGCTAGGCCCGTGAGCCAGGCTCTGGCCAGCCACGGCCAGGCCCAGAGTGGACAACTGCACCTGTTTGATTTCATTGTAGCAGTGGAGCCAGGCCCAGCCTAACCTGTGTTTGATTGCATCACTTCAGCCAGGCCCATCATCAACTATCTCCAACTGCCAGTTGGAGATGTTGTTTGATTTTGGCCCGGCTGGGCACATCCCACATAACAGAAACGGCAAGGAAGAAAGAACAGATGAAATAAGGTTGTAAACCCACACTGGCCTCAGACTAATGGCATTGATTGATGCATGATTAATCATAGTTTCATCCAAATAAACAAAGAAGAATCTGACAGAGAGATCAGCAGCATAAACATCATCATAGTCTGATGCCACATACATTGTCTTAAATCATAGAGGTCGACCAGTCAAAGTAGGAAAAACATGAAGCTACTTGCCTAGGTTATGTCATCATCGGCCTACAAATTGCACTCACAAGAGGGAGACATGTTAACCCTCTGCCAAAGAGCAAAAACCATGACACACAGAGCTAGAATAACCACATTTTTCCAACCACCTTGCTAACCATCAGGTGAACCAATAGGGAAAGCAGAAGTATGCATAGCCTGCGGTTCTTGAAGCATTATAAACATCAAAAGCCTGATCATAGGTTGCATACTTCTTGTACCTAGCATTTGTGTAGCCTAACACATGAAGACTGCATTCATGCCAAGACATGTAAATCCTAGGCTTCCTTCCCTCAAAAACAACATAACAAGGAGCCATTTCTGTGGAGAACAAAAGTTTAATTAGCCTCAGTCAAATATGACACATGAAAGAACCCATGAGTGCGACATTGAAGATCTAGGGGTCGGTTGAAACCAATCCAAAGATCCTAAATGCCACACCAATGAGGTGCTTCATCAGGACCAAACTAACATTGTGATGTGACATCACTGGCTAAGAAAAGAGTGGCCTCAGCTCTTATATATGGTACTTCAATTCATATATGCTCAATCTTAGGTGCATGCACATGTAAACAGTATGAACCCAACAACATGGCAGCCATGGAACACTTCTATCCATCCATTCTCTGCCATCAACCTAGTGATTCACTGGAGTTGCTAGAGAATGGATGGTCCAAACGTGCTTGATGACAATCATGATAAACACCATCAGGAAAAATCAGCAGTGCAGGCACGTCATATCTACTTGCCATGTTTTGCATCACAGGCCAGTCAACACCACCAAGCAAGCCACAAAAGTATTGATCAAACAATGCCTCAGTACATCATAGGCTActtatagcaacacactagtgCCTCAGTCACTTTTTTGAACAAAAATATCTGACATCATAGGCATGAACAAGTGAGGCCTCAGCATATGAATTTGCTGCTACATTCTCAACTCAATCATTGGTGGCTTTATTTTCAAAATGCAACACAGAAAAACCACTAGTTAAACATTAGTGCCAAGCAACCTCCCAAATCATGAAGACCACGAAAGCCATAGGCACATCCATTCCCTGCCATCACTGTACTTAGGTTACAGTGTTGCATAGGGAATGGATGTGTCCCATGGGTTGGATGACCACCATGAGAAACACCAATAAGACATGCAAAATGAAAAGAAACAACCACCTCATTATAGTTTGTTTAGATTGCATCATTGGCCAGAACCCATTCCTCTCATTACTGCAGCATGTTAACAGTTGAATCCAGCTGAAATCACAAAATAACATCAGCAAGAACCCAACACAATTGATATATACAAGAAAGGTAAGCAAACCAAGCAGCCAACAGAGGCTGCATATTAATTCAACATGGTTGTGTCCAAATAGCAGTTTAGCCCATAAGAAATAGGCACAAATAGTAGTACCCAAGTCACACTTGGTCACCTATAGTTAGCCACCCTACAGCtacactaacccaaaaggacaggTGCTTGTCAGCCATCTACCTGCACAGTAGCTACAACAAAATGGAACCCAAAAGAGAAGAGAGTGGGTGAGGGAGGTGGAGGAACTATATATCTCAACAATCAACTCCCTCTTTGCCTTGCTGTCATAAGTGGACAGAACTACATATAGTAGTTCTTGGCAAGGTATTTCCTCAGCCAAATGTCCCTATGGCTCATTGCCATGTTCATAAAAGCCTGTGCCAAGGGCCTTGTTTTCCAGCAGGTAGGTGTAGGCAATAATGAGGGCTTCAGTGGTGAAGCCATGCATCTCCATGCCTGCAAGATAGAGGTCAGGATCCACATGTGCAGGACCTGTCTCCCTAAGGGCATTAGCCACATTGTTGACAACATCTGTCATGTTGGTCATCATAAGCATCTCATCCTCACTAAAGTTGGGCCTCTTCCTCTTTCCCCCCCAATGTTGATGTGAGCAGCTTAGTGGTCTTGCTACCCTCACCAACCTCAGTGGTGGTTTTCACATCAGCACCACTGGTGAATCCATTGCCCTCTATCTTAGCTGCCACACTGTCAACTTGGTTGACCCCAAGAGGCTCACTAGGCCCTATAGCATACCTACCAGTGGCCATAGAACCACCAAAGATGGTCTCCATCTCAGTGTAGAACCTGATAGGTGTGTTGAGGAACTCAGCATCCTTAGGGTGGTCCTACAGGCATTTTATTTGATTAAACAAACAAGGAAGATGAGAAATAGTGACCACAAGTGTTCATGACTAATTGTCTACCTTGTAGTGCCCTAGGAAGTGCTTTGGATCCAGTATAATGGCATTGGTCTACTGATCAAATAGTGCACCACTAAGGTCTTTCAATTTGGGCTATCCTCCTAAGGACAAACCCTGATGAGTTGTTATTCCACCTCATGAGGGCCTTGCACCACAAACACCCCTTTGGTAGGCACTTCCATAGGTTCATCAGCCTCCACATCAACAACATCAGATGCAGCACCAACACCAGCACCAGTAGCAGTTGTTGCAACCATTACTGCCCCAGCAGCAGCTGCTACAGTAGCCCTAACTACCGTTGGCCCTCCAGCAACCCCAGCAAGCAAGTCAGCAGTAGATGCAAACCCAGCAGCACCAGCAGACCCATCAGCACCAAGTAAAGCCATCCTAAATAGGTTACCAGCCAAATATGAAGTACACCATATGAAAACATACAATATTAACAACAGATAGAAGAAAAGAAATTATTAAAAATCAGGTCTCAAACATGTCCaacaaatatgacatgagcagTACCCATACATGAGTTCCATACCAGGGTGTCCAAATGAAGTTATACAACAAATGGATGATAAACTAAATTATAGAGGTCCCCCTACCAGCCCACATGGCATTACAAATGCCATCCTAaggtagaaccgcctgaaataacatgctttcggaggcgctcatcttcaactagacactaagcaccccaaaagttagctacatcggacagttctgtcgagcacaccctaagggagaattcgaacaatccatgttttacatctaggatccaataatgagaacgagtttacaacacttagtccatttcatataacaagagttctcagaaatacattattacaataccaagttcagagtgcggaatttaaacagggGAATTGGaataaacatctaatgataagatacaaggatccatgtgtgcccaccagaagaatcctccacacaacagtcactcctcaagctgcacctgcaacaagggtaaataaaccctgagcacacaatgtactcgcaagacatacccgactagtgggaataatttctcgactccaaaggatatgataagctttatgatttactgggtttcctttttgcgaaaagcattactagtagtgaatccttatgtatgtttcttattagcagtcatgattagttcattagctaaccattctatgtaagcacatgttctactttcaagcaagagttgagcaattagatctatttcaccatctttcatcttttagttcttactatggtgctagatcgtagataaGTCGTACCATATCACACGGTggttcgcgaaccaatgtatcccagctgggtaccctaaaacacacgtcccgtttgtaccccaggcacaagcaagaccaacccaccactctcctatcaaggggtccaggtctccatctaaacttggactccaagccctcactactgagtcccggacttagtgtggtgcttagacctccaccatccctgcctccaattagtAGGTCTAGAAAGAGAcaaaacccatgataagagagcaacgagccttcctggtcccataagcaagtatgtgcttaggataataagtttgtgaacTGACTAGAatccatagcaacggacggtccttaatcgacatggatagaaaaaacagtgtaaccaagctatgccccgttagcCATgtgacacaacctattacacccaccaatacccgtaccatatccctatccggtctccattttctttcaccattttatcatgagagtaataataata
It encodes:
- the LOC136508868 gene encoding DNA polymerase delta small subunit-like isoform X1, giving the protein MPVPKPMERKQAAYSNLDERYAIQGEKYQGQQYSHIYFTRLHHMRNLLHALVPSLKPLLPVTTVLGLEEGKDCIVVGTLYKHMKLKPSILDEYAKERSAIPLVKPHNFMHPDDHLILEDESGRVTLAGAIPTAAFVTGVVVALHGKETSAGNFLVEDVLEAGLPPQTALSSAAEDKYVVFVSGLSVGSDTFNPLQFQLLIDHVTGHLGDENEQSIASNIVRVVVAGNSVHISPRFVNGQTVASKDQSRIAEPIKELDIMLTQLVASLPVDMMPGCHDPANFSLPQQPLHRCLFSGASTYNTFSSCSNPHQFELDSVQFLGTSGQNIDDLYKYSDAKDKLEFMERTLRWRHLAPTAPNSLGCYPYTDKDPFLVESCPHVYFVGNQDKYETRLLEGPEKQKVRLISIPRFSESGAAVMLNLRNLECSTLSFSTSFDA
- the LOC136508868 gene encoding DNA polymerase delta small subunit-like isoform X2, encoding MPVPKPMERKQAAYSNLDERYAIQGEKYQGQQYSHIYFTRLHHMRNLLHALVPSLKPLLPVTTVLGLEEGKDCIVVGTLYKHMKLKPSILDEYAKERSAIPLVKPHNFMHPDDHLILEDESGRVTLAGAIPTAAFVTGVVVALHGKETSAGNFLVEDVLEAGLPPQTALSSAEDKYVVFVSGLSVGSDTFNPLQFQLLIDHVTGHLGDENEQSIASNIVRVVVAGNSVHISPRFVNGQTVASKDQSRIAEPIKELDIMLTQLVASLPVDMMPGCHDPANFSLPQQPLHRCLFSGASTYNTFSSCSNPHQFELDSVQFLGTSGQNIDDLYKYSDAKDKLEFMERTLRWRHLAPTAPNSLGCYPYTDKDPFLVESCPHVYFVGNQDKYETRLLEGPEKQKVRLISIPRFSESGAAVMLNLRNLECSTLSFSTSFDA